The following DNA comes from Bacteroidales bacterium.
TTACTGATTGGCCCTTTAACGCATAAATGGTTGTAAACGATTGAAAATAGATGGTCCCGTTTAGTTCAAGAATATTCCAGATTTCATCGTTTTTAGGAACCCGGATTCCTTTGGTGAGTGAACTGTAAACCAAACCGCCATTGCCATCGGGTTTCCACATGCCGAAATCTTCAAATGATCCGGTATAAATGATTCCCGAAGGTGAAGCATAAACCGAGCGGATTCCCTGTTGCGAAGGTAATTTGTAAACTCTTGAGCTTAAACCGTTATACGCGACCAGTCCGGTTGAATTGGCAAAATACATATACCCGCTCAGCGGATCCTGGCTTATTTCCCAGTTCTGGTTGTCAACCGGCAGGCGGCTTGACAGGAGAGCGGGAATAATATCAGGACTCGACTGCCACTGCGCGGCAGCGTTTGTTAACGCAAAGCAAAACAATAGAAAAGGGAACCGTTTGAATTTTCCCCTGGGGTAAAACATGTAGTTTTTTGTATTTCTCTGGTCAGAGTAAAAATACAAAAATTATTTAGAGATAGTGAAGCCCAGTCTTTCAAGTCCTTTTATTACCTCAGGGGCTTGCATGAAGTATTTCCAGCACAAACCGCTCCTGTAATTTTCAATCATAACGATTTCAGGACCCTGGTCGATGGCCAGGTACCTTTTGGGATACCAGTTCTTGTTCACGCTGAACCCATCATAAAAACCATATTTGCCGAATATTTTATCCCCCATTGTAAAGTAGAAATATTTGAGTGCCTTCATACTTTGTTCAGGCGTGTATGGAAAGGAACTCAGGGCAGCTGAAGGGGTTATTACACCCAGGTCAGTTCTTTCCCCGGGTGCATGAGCGGCATAACCTTCCGTAGAGTAACCTGCCGTAAGGCCCCAGCAGGAGTCACTGTAAGCCTTATAATGTAATGGATTTCGCTTGCACCATTCCCAGTTTATCAGCGACTGGTTGCGGTTGAGTGTCCAGTAATCCGCGTAACGGTCCTTTATTTTTGAAGGATCAAGCCCAAGGTAAGAATAGTGAGCCCAGAAAAGCGGGCCTCCGAATTCCTCCGCGCCATTGAATTTCATGATGAGCTTGTACCCGTATTTTTCATTTCCTGATGTAATAGTGCCGTTCCGCGCCCAGCCCTTATGATAGGCATCCGGGCTTATTGGGTAAGTGGGAGAGGAGGCTGCAAGCACATACGTAATAAGGCACTCGTTATAACCCCGGACCGGGTTATTCATTTCCCAGTTGTAATTTGGCGACCAGTGCCAGTAAAGGAAATCCTCTTTGCCGTTTTTGGTAAACCAGTTCCATTCAACCTGTTTCCATAAGTTATCAATCTCAGCGGCCAGTTGCTGCTCTTCATCTGACCCGGTGCGGAAGTACTCCCGTGCAGTCAGCAGACCCTGCATGAGATAGGCGGTTTCAACAATATCGGCGCCGTTGTCTTTCGTACTGAACGGCTTAACTTTCCCTGTTTCTCCATAAAGCCAGTGTGGCCATGCACCATGAAACCGGTCGGCTTTTTTAAGAAAATTCACAATGTGAAGCAACCGGTTATAGCCTTCTGTTCGTGTGATAAAATTTCGTTCAATCCCGACCAGGATGGCCATTATTCCGAAACCACTGCCTCCGGAGGTCACCACGTTCATGTCATTCTCTTCGTAAACGCCGTCAACGTGATACCGTTCCCTTGCCATACCCGACACGGGTTCAGCGCCGTCCCAGAAATACTGAAAAGTATTGTATTCAACCAGGTTCAGCAGCGAATCATCTGAAAGGCGGTGATTTCCTTTTTCATCTTTTGCTTTCTGTGAAAGCTGCTTGCTGCTGCAGGCAGTGAAAAGGACAGAAATTCCAACGAATAACAGTACAGTTTTCTTCATATCAGTAAGAGAAGCCCAGTTTTGTCAAACCGGCTTTTATTTCATTGTTCGACATAAATAAATCCCAGAGAAATCCGGTTCGGTAATTTTCTATCATGCAAATAATCGGGCCCTGGTCAATGGCAAGGTATGATGTGGCGAACCATTTTTCCTTAAGGCTGAAGGCATCGGTGAAACCATAGGTGCCCCATATTTTATCGCCCAGCACATAGTAAAAGAACTTAAGAGCTTCCATGCTTTCAGCAGGAGTGTAGGGGAATGACGAGAGGGCCGCTGTAGGAGCAATAACGCCAACATCGTTATTCGGAGAACTTGCTGTGTATCCGTCAGGTATATCACTGGCCGTGAGTCCCCAGCATTTGGAGCTGTAACCCGGGTATTTGCGGGGATTGGTTACACAGTACTGATAGTTGATTTTCGCATGTGCTGTATTTTGCTGCCAGTAATCGGCGTATTCATCCGACAGGTTACGGGGATCAAGACCGAGAAATGAATAATGGGCGAAAAACAAAGGACCGCCGTACGATTCCCCAAGAGGGAGCTCAATTCCATAATACGAATTGCCGTTTTTGATAGCGCCGTTTCGGGCCCACCCATTAACGTACACGGATTTCTCAATCGAATGAGTGGGTGATGAGGCAGCCAGTATGTATACAAGCATAGCTTCATTCCATCCGGTGACAGGCATGTTCATATCCCAGTTGTAGTTGGGCGACCAGTGCCAGAATAGCTTTTCCTGCCCGTTGTTCCGGTACCAGTCCCATTCCACGTTCTCCCACATTTTTTGTATGGTATCGCA
Coding sequences within:
- a CDS encoding glucoamylase family protein, with protein sequence MKKTVLLFVGISVLFTACSSKQLSQKAKDEKGNHRLSDDSLLNLVEYNTFQYFWDGAEPVSGMARERYHVDGVYEENDMNVVTSGGSGFGIMAILVGIERNFITRTEGYNRLLHIVNFLKKADRFHGAWPHWLYGETGKVKPFSTKDNGADIVETAYLMQGLLTAREYFRTGSDEEQQLAAEIDNLWKQVEWNWFTKNGKEDFLYWHWSPNYNWEMNNPVRGYNECLITYVLAASSPTYPISPDAYHKGWARNGTITSGNEKYGYKLIMKFNGAEEFGGPLFWAHYSYLGLDPSKIKDRYADYWTLNRNQSLINWEWCKRNPLHYKAYSDSCWGLTAGYSTEGYAAHAPGERTDLGVITPSAALSSFPYTPEQSMKALKYFYFTMGDKIFGKYGFYDGFSVNKNWYPKRYLAIDQGPEIVMIENYRSGLCWKYFMQAPEVIKGLERLGFTISK